In Archangium violaceum, the following are encoded in one genomic region:
- a CDS encoding RICIN domain-containing protein has protein sequence MDLISSRGAWRGLATASLLVCALPPASALAAGESVQIWVTTTSGSSLAKKLSAEPSKNFGPESSTSTVIDVNPATTYQTIDGFGGALTDSSAWLIYNSPQRNTIMNELFSVGAGAGYNMIRLPMGASDFARNNYSYDDTCCDLNDFSVGHDTAYIIPLLQQARQLNPEVKVLAVPWSAPGWMKFNNSFTGGGYLRNDLYGLYANYFVRFIQAYNSYGVPIHAISMQNEPHNANGTYATMQMESSDQSNFAAQNLRPALNNAGFGSVKIIAWDHNWHDGSGPAGFPHEVMSYNNSQARSAVAGVAYHCYESPQDGYGVQTDFHNAFPEKEIHFTECTGGSWATNQAANLEWELQNIVFGPLRNWARSSLYWNIALDPNHGPYVGGCVDCRGMITVNNSNGTYTKNEDYYVWAQLAKVVRSGAVRIASTFQSDGGIQTVAFKNPDGSLALVALNTNDTSTITFKVRWSGQSFDYTLPPRSVASFKWGGSGTTTTAYRIVNKATGRCVDIAGPSTADGANIHQWACHTGTSQQWTMEPTDSGYYRFVSRYSGKVLDVAGPSTADGANIHQWTSFNATNQQFKPVSLGNGYYRFEARHSGKVIDVANCTGSGDGANIQQWTWSNNDCQQFRLEQL, from the coding sequence ATGGATCTGATCAGCAGTCGCGGTGCATGGCGCGGGCTCGCGACCGCATCGCTCCTCGTGTGCGCACTTCCTCCGGCCAGTGCGCTGGCCGCCGGGGAGTCCGTGCAGATCTGGGTGACGACCACCTCGGGCAGCTCGCTGGCCAAGAAGCTCAGCGCCGAGCCGTCCAAGAACTTCGGGCCGGAGAGCAGCACCTCCACGGTGATCGACGTCAACCCCGCGACCACCTATCAGACCATCGATGGCTTCGGTGGCGCGCTCACCGACTCGTCCGCGTGGCTCATCTACAACTCGCCCCAGCGCAACACCATCATGAACGAGCTGTTCAGCGTGGGCGCGGGCGCCGGGTACAACATGATCCGCCTGCCCATGGGCGCGTCCGACTTCGCGAGGAACAACTACTCCTACGACGACACCTGCTGCGATCTGAATGACTTCTCGGTGGGCCACGACACCGCGTACATCATCCCGCTCCTGCAGCAGGCGCGGCAGCTCAACCCCGAGGTCAAGGTCCTGGCCGTGCCGTGGAGCGCTCCCGGCTGGATGAAGTTCAACAACTCCTTCACGGGAGGCGGGTACCTGCGCAACGACCTCTATGGCCTGTATGCCAATTATTTCGTGCGCTTCATCCAGGCCTACAACAGCTATGGCGTGCCCATCCACGCCATCAGCATGCAGAACGAGCCGCACAACGCCAACGGCACCTATGCGACGATGCAGATGGAGTCGAGCGACCAGTCGAACTTCGCGGCCCAGAACCTCCGGCCCGCGCTGAACAACGCCGGGTTCGGCTCGGTGAAGATCATCGCCTGGGATCACAACTGGCACGACGGCAGCGGCCCCGCCGGTTTCCCTCACGAGGTGATGAGCTACAACAACAGCCAGGCGCGCTCGGCGGTGGCGGGTGTGGCCTACCACTGCTACGAGAGCCCCCAGGACGGCTACGGCGTCCAGACCGACTTCCACAACGCCTTTCCGGAAAAGGAGATCCACTTCACCGAGTGCACCGGCGGAAGCTGGGCGACGAACCAGGCCGCCAACCTGGAGTGGGAGCTGCAGAACATCGTCTTCGGCCCGCTGCGCAACTGGGCCCGGAGCTCGCTGTACTGGAACATCGCGTTGGATCCGAACCACGGCCCCTACGTGGGGGGCTGCGTCGACTGCCGCGGCATGATCACCGTGAACAACAGCAACGGCACCTACACCAAGAACGAGGACTATTACGTCTGGGCGCAGCTGGCGAAGGTGGTGCGCTCCGGCGCGGTACGCATCGCCTCGACGTTCCAGTCCGACGGCGGCATCCAGACCGTGGCCTTCAAGAACCCGGATGGCTCGCTGGCGCTGGTCGCGCTGAACACCAATGACACCAGCACCATCACCTTCAAGGTGCGTTGGAGCGGCCAGTCCTTCGACTACACGCTCCCGCCGCGGTCGGTGGCTTCCTTCAAGTGGGGCGGCAGCGGCACCACCACCACCGCCTACCGGATCGTGAACAAGGCCACGGGCAGGTGCGTGGACATCGCCGGTCCGAGCACCGCCGATGGTGCCAACATCCACCAGTGGGCCTGCCACACCGGCACCAGCCAGCAGTGGACGATGGAGCCGACGGACAGCGGCTACTACCGGTTCGTCTCGCGCTACAGCGGCAAGGTGCTCGACGTCGCCGGCCCGAGCACCGCGGATGGCGCCAACATCCACCAGTGGACCTCCTTCAACGCCACCAACCAGCAGTTCAAGCCCGTGTCGCTCGGCAATGGCTACTACCGGTTCGAGGCGCGCCACAGTGGCAAGGTGATCGACGTCGCCAACTGCACGGGCAGCGGCGACGGGGCCAACATCCAGCAGTGGACCTGGTCCAACAACGACTGCCAGCAGTTCCGGCTCGAGCAGCTGTAG
- a CDS encoding glycosyl hydrolase family 18 protein: MRTALQFKTLALAAVFLATLVACSGQPDAAAAADEPVATLEERALSTKVIGYVPTWSGDINAIQYDKLTHINYAFVLPTAQGGLTGLSSGDARLRSLVQTAHSRGVKVLISVGGWMDGNDSPFEQLAANASTRTTFVNNVVAFVEQAGLDGADIDWEWPEAGASANNFGLLMRELGVALHGRGKLLTAAVLAVGGEGIPASSFSDVDFLNIMAYDSGYPHSTYDLAVQSLNYWLGRGLPKAKAVLGVPFYGRSPSGAYTYAQLVAQDSQAPYKDNVGDVYYNGISTIQAKSRLALQQGGGVMIWELSQDTTNATSLLLAIYQVVGGGTSNQPPSVSLTSPANGTSFTAGSTITVSANASDADGSIAKVEFFAGGTKIGEDTTAPYSIAWTNVAAGSYSLTARATDNGAASTSSAAVSISVTGTGGGSCSGVAAWSASTVYVKDDQATYGGKLWRAKWWTQNEIPSGAEWGPWALVTSC, encoded by the coding sequence GTGCGCACCGCATTGCAATTCAAGACCCTGGCCCTTGCGGCCGTGTTCCTCGCCACCCTCGTGGCGTGCTCCGGACAACCCGATGCCGCGGCCGCCGCCGATGAGCCGGTGGCCACGCTGGAAGAGCGAGCGCTCTCCACCAAGGTCATCGGCTACGTCCCCACGTGGTCGGGCGACATCAACGCCATCCAGTACGACAAGCTCACCCACATCAACTACGCCTTCGTCCTTCCCACGGCGCAGGGTGGCCTCACGGGGTTGAGCAGCGGGGATGCCCGGCTGCGCTCCCTGGTCCAGACGGCGCACTCCCGGGGCGTCAAGGTGCTCATCTCGGTGGGTGGCTGGATGGACGGGAACGACTCGCCCTTCGAGCAGCTGGCCGCCAACGCCAGCACGCGCACGACCTTCGTCAACAACGTGGTGGCCTTCGTGGAGCAGGCCGGGCTGGACGGCGCCGACATCGACTGGGAGTGGCCGGAGGCCGGGGCCTCGGCCAACAACTTCGGGTTGCTGATGCGGGAGCTGGGCGTCGCGCTCCATGGCCGCGGCAAGCTGCTCACCGCGGCGGTCCTCGCCGTCGGGGGCGAAGGCATCCCCGCGTCCTCCTTCAGCGACGTGGATTTCCTCAACATCATGGCCTACGACAGTGGCTACCCGCACTCCACGTATGACCTCGCCGTCCAGTCGCTGAACTACTGGCTCGGCCGCGGGCTGCCCAAGGCCAAGGCGGTGCTGGGCGTGCCGTTCTACGGCCGCTCCCCGTCGGGTGCCTATACGTACGCCCAGCTCGTCGCGCAGGACTCGCAGGCGCCCTACAAGGACAACGTCGGCGACGTCTATTACAACGGCATCTCCACCATCCAGGCGAAGTCCCGGCTCGCGCTCCAGCAGGGCGGCGGCGTGATGATCTGGGAGCTCAGCCAGGACACCACGAACGCGACCTCGCTGCTGCTCGCCATCTACCAGGTGGTCGGTGGCGGTACCTCCAACCAGCCTCCGTCCGTGAGCCTCACCTCGCCCGCCAACGGGACGTCCTTCACCGCGGGGAGCACCATCACCGTCAGCGCCAACGCCTCGGACGCGGACGGCTCCATCGCCAAGGTGGAGTTCTTCGCGGGCGGCACCAAGATTGGCGAGGACACCACCGCCCCGTACAGCATCGCCTGGACGAACGTGGCGGCCGGGAGCTACTCGCTGACGGCCCGGGCCACGGACAACGGCGCCGCGAGCACCTCCTCCGCCGCCGTCTCCATCTCCGTCACCGGCACGGGGGGCGGCTCCTGCTCCGGCGTGGCCGCGTGGAGCGCCTCCACGGTGTACGTGAAGGACGATCAGGCCACCTACGGTGGCAAGCTGTGGCGCGCGAAGTGGTGGACACAGAACGAAATCCCCTCCGGCGCCGAGTGGGGCCCCTGGGCGCTGGTCACCAGCTGCTGA